CGCCCGATGGAGCTGCGCCAGCGCTCGCCACGTTCGAAGCGGAAGACGCGCGATCATTTACGGCCAAACCGGCCGACACCGTCCTGCTCATCGATCTCTTGCACTACTTCACCATCGACGAACAAAACGCGATCCTCGACCACGCAGCGGATCATGTGAAGCCGGGTGGACGCCTCTTGGTACGCGAAGCGGACACCGAACGCGGCATTCGTAGTTGGGCCACGCTGCTCGAAGAAAAAATCTTCACGGCCGTACGATTCAATCGCGGCGAGCGCGTTCGATTTCGACCCGCTCGCGAGATCGCCTCACGTCTCGAAGCCCGCGGTTTTGCTTGTGAAGTCATTCCCGCCTGGGGATCGACACCCTTCTCCAACGTCCTCGTCGTGGCGCGTGCGCCTCTTCGGCCCAGGGAAAACCCCGCCGCTTCGTAATTCCGCTCATTGCCGCTTCACGAGCCCAACCTCGTTGCGTCCGGGTGTGCTAGCGTCCTCGGCGATGCCCGCTCCTTCCTCTTGCCGGCACTTCGTCGTGCCCCTGTTTGCGGCTCTTTCGGCGTGTGCTTCGAGCCAACCGGCCGCATCGCCTTCGACACCCAAATCCGCAGCGCCCGAACCCGTAGCGGAGCTTTTTCCGTGGGATCGAGCGAATGCTCCGGATTGGCAAGAATCGCCGCTCCCTTCGGCGATTCCACCGATTCTCATTCGCAACGCCACGCTGATGCTCGCCACGGGAAAAACCATTCCGCGCGGCAGCATGTTGCTGACGAACGGTAAAATTGCAGCGATTTCGGAAAACGAGATACCGGCGCCCGAGGGAGTGCAAGTCATTGATGGTACTGGAAAATTCGTGACGCCGGGCATCATCGACACGCATTCTCATATTGGCGTGTATCCGATGCCCGGCGCGGTAGCTCATAGCGATGGCAATGAGGCAACTTCGCCCGTCACGCCCGACGTGCACACGGCCGATGCATTCTGGCCGCAGGATCCGGCCATTGAACGAGCGGTCGCGGCGGGCGTGACGACGTTTCAAATTTTGCCCGGCTCGGCAAACCTCGTGGGTGGTCGCGCCATTACATTGAAATTGCGTCCGGCGCTCTCCGGAAAATTCATGCATTTCCCCGGCGCACCCGATGGCCTCAAAATGGCTTGTGGCGAAAACCCGAAGCGAGTTTACGGCAACGAAAGGCATTCCGCGCCCGGCACGCGCATGGGCAATCTGGCCATGCAGCGCAAAGCATTTCTCGACGCCCAAAAGCTCGAAGAAGAATGGAATCGTCATCGAGCGACGGAAGCGAAGCGCATTGCCGAAGACAACAAAGCAGCGACCGCTTACGCTGCCGAAGTCGAGAATCGGAAAAAGCAGCAAGCCGAATGCAAATCCGATCCGTTCCTTCCCGCGTGTGTACACTGGCAAGAAACCTGGGACAAACCACTCGCGCCTCCCGTGCCAAGCCCACCAAGCGCTCCACCACCGCGCGATCCAGCCAAAGAAACGCTCATTGGCGCCATGCACGGCAAAATCATGGTCCATATCCACTGTTATCGGGCCGATGACATGCTCGCCATGCTTTCGCTCGCCGACGAAGTGGGTTTTACCATTCGCAGCTTCCACCACGCGCTGGAAGCCTACAAGATTCGAGACGTCTTGGCGAAGCGCAACATTTCCGTCTCCACCTGGGCCGATTGGTGGGGATTCAAAATGGAAGCGTACGACGGCATTCCGGAAAACCTCGCCCTCATCCAGGAATCGGGCGGCGTGCCCATTCTGCATACCGACTCGCCCGAAGGCATCCAGCGCATGAATCAAGAAGCCGCAAAGGCGCTCGCGAGTGGACGGCACGCGGGCATTGCCGTCACCGAGGAAGACGCGATTCGTTGGATCACCGCCAATCCAGCTTGGGCTCTCGGCATCGAGCAGCGCACCGGAACGCTCGAAGTGGGCAAAGACGCCGACGTCGTCCTTTGGGATCGCAATCCTTTTTCAGTTTATGC
This genomic window from Polyangiaceae bacterium contains:
- a CDS encoding amidohydrolase family protein, whose amino-acid sequence is MACGENPKRVYGNERHSAPGTRMGNLAMQRKAFLDAQKLEEEWNRHRATEAKRIAEDNKAATAYAAEVENRKKQQAECKSDPFLPACVHWQETWDKPLAPPVPSPPSAPPPRDPAKETLIGAMHGKIMVHIHCYRADDMLAMLSLADEVGFTIRSFHHALEAYKIRDVLAKRNISVSTWADWWGFKMEAYDGIPENLALIQESGGVPILHTDSPEGIQRMNQEAAKALASGRHAGIAVTEEDAIRWITANPAWALGIEQRTGTLEVGKDADVVLWDRNPFSVYASAERVWIDGLTVHQKGKKRPPWSDFELGQDAGRETTLLPGGTP